Within Gilvibacter sp. SZ-19, the genomic segment CGATGGCCAACTGGCAAATAACAACTCTAGTAGATGTTGATCTTCCGCCTTGAGGTTAGCACAGATAGCCTCTTTATTTATACTGATCTGATTTTCCCGCGTCATTTTTTGAACTAAAAGACTTCCATCTGCTAATATCAGTTGGCAAACAGGATGTTCCAGCACCTTGAACAGGGCTTTGTAATAGAAGTTTTTAGGATAACGAATATGCAGCTCCATTAGAGCCATAACCCAGAGTGTTAAGGGCTGGCTTTTTAAACTGACTCCCATGGTCACGTTTACTTTGTGAACATTTGCAGGAAGCGAGTTCAATAAAGGCAATAGAAGTTCTTCATCTGCCAGGACAATGGCCGTGTTGCGTTGTTGGTCCGCAGATAGGTCTTTGAGTAGATTTCCAATTTCTTTTACTTGGTCCAGCGCATTAGCCGCCTCTACCAAGGCAATATCCTTGGGAGTACTGTAATTATCTCCTATAAACTGCGGCTGATGTTTTTCATAATACGACCAGGTCTTGAAATAGCGCCGCATAAACAATGATGCGCTATGCCCTTTGTCGCCAATAAAATGATTATCTGCGTCCCACAGGACAAAATGAGACCCATGCGCAAGAAACTCCTGGAACAGGAACTGTTCCGCAGTATTCAATGCGTTAAAGCCTATGAACGCATGAGGACGTTCTCCCTTAGCCTCCAAATAATAAGCTATTTGTTCCGTGGCTTCGCGATACACCATGCCTTGATAACCTAAACCTTTGGAGGCAAGAATGTCTTTAAGATCTCCGTAGTATTCAGGAAGTTCATTCCAAAACTGAAGATAAGCGCGCACCATATCTGACTGGGTATCGTGGGTAGACCAGTGATTCAATTCTTGTATACTCGCCAAGTAGGAGAAAAAGGAGTCGGTCGGCACCAAGTACCTGTCTATCTCATTGAAATCGCCGAGAAGAATAGTAGCCCATGAGCTGAAAGTGTCAAAGTCTTCTTTGGGTTGATCTGGTTGTCGATTTAGATATACCTGGTAGCACTCAAAAAGCAAGGGCAGCTCGTCTATGATCTGCAGATCTGCAACCTCTTGAATAAAGGCTTCTATAGGGATAATGTCAGGTAAAAAGCCGGGCGCTGTTTGACTTTCCTGTATGCATTGCCGTAGAAAGTTACCAGCTCTTATGCTGGGCACTATGCAGCGAAGTTGTGCAGGGTCTGTAACCTCTTGTCGTAAATGATCCCAGCACTGGGCAATGAATGCTTGCATAGCATAAAAATAAAAAACGCCCCCGATACTCGGAGGCGTTTCTTTATGTATTTGAGGGATTTCTTATTTCTGCAAAGAAATCTCTACACGTCTGTTTTCTTGACGTCCAGCTCTAGTGTTGTTAGAAGCGATTGGACGAGACTCACCGTAACCTACAGAGATTAGACGAGAAGACTCCATTCCGATAGTCGTTAGGTAAGACTTAACAGAAGCAGCACGATCTTCAGATAGCTTCTGGTTAGTAGCATCTCTACCTACACTGTCAGTGTGTCCTTCGATAACGAAAGTAGTGTTAGGGTATTCTTTCATGATGTCAACGATGTTCTGTAGAACAGCGTAAGACTCTTGACGGATAGTTGATTTACCAGTGTCGAACAAGATAGTCTTAGAGTACTCGTTCAAAGTGTTGATCACTTCTACAGTTACTTCTGGACATCCGTTGTTAGCAACAGTTCCGGCAACATCAGGACAGTTGTCATCTTTGTCTAGTACACCGTCACCGTCAGAATCTGGCCAAGGGCATCCGTTGTTAGCAGCAGGACCTGCTTCGTTAGGACAGTTATCGTCAGAATCTTTGATTCCGTCACCGTCTGCATCAGGACATCCACCTAAAGACTTAAGACCAGCTACAGTAGGACAAGCGTCGTCTGGATCAGCGATACCGTCACCGTCAGTGTCAGGACAACCGTTGAATTCAGCAGCACCAGCTACGTCAGGACAAGCATCGTTACGATCTTCGATACCATCACCGTCAGAATCAGGACATCCGTTGAACTCAGGAAGACCTGGAGTTTCTGGACACTCATCGTCTTTGTCGTAGATACCGTCACCGTCAGTGTCTTTTCCACCGAAAGTGAAGATCACACCAGCAGAGTGCTGGAAGTGACGAATTCCGTAAACATCTTCGAAGGCGTGCTTGTAAGTAGATTCAACATTGATACCGAACTGCTCGCTCAACCAGAAACGGAATCCAGCTCCGAAGTTCATAGTACCAAATCCTATGTCATCTACCCAAGTGTAACCACCACCAACTCCAATTACTGGATCTAGCCATCCACCTGGACCACCGATCACATCTTTGAAGCTGTAGCTAATACGCCCGTCAGCAGCATAGTATGAAATGTTTTCAACTCTTAGATCTCCGATCTTGTTGATACGGTTTACAGATCCAGAAGCTGTCAAAGTAAGTCCAGAACCTACATAACGTCCAACAGAAACTTTAGATACAACTGGGATAATGTTCCAGTGGTCGTTCACGTTGAAGAACTCCTGGAAGAAGTTAGCCTTAGTTGATGCTGGTGTTCTTCCTACATCCTCAGTACCAACTGGGAAAGTATCCACGGCATTGAACTCAACGCTGAAAGCCCAAGGATTGTTTTCGTCTTGTGCATTCGCAGTACTTAACCCTAGGACAAGCAAGGAAGCAACTAAAAATCTGCTAAGATGTTTCATATTAGAAAATTTAATTTTTTTAAGTGTTAATTGAAGCAAAAATATGTTGTTAAATTTTATTAACAAAAGCAAATCTACTAAAATTTTTGTAATAAGCTTTTATTATAGAGCCTATTTAGGTTTTTAGCCGATTACATTTAACTTTTTACCCACTTTTTTGAAGGCCTCAATCGCCTTGTCAAGATGCTCTTTTTCGTGGGCCGCAGAAAGCTGTACTCTGATCCTTGCTTTCCCCTTCGGAACTACCGGATAAAAGAACCCTATTACATAGATTCCTTCTTCCAATAAGAGGTCTGCCATTTGCTGTGACAATTTTGCGTCATACAGCATTACTGGTACAATTGCGGAGTCTCCGTCTATTATGTCGAAGCCCGCATCCATCATCCCTTTTTTAAAGTAAGCCGTATTGGACTCCAATTTATCTCTCAGGCTAGTGTCATTGCTCAACATGTCAAATACCTTAATAGAAGCACCTACAATGGCTGGCGCCAAAGAATTGGAGAACAAATAAGGTCTGGAACGCTGACGCAACATCTCAATGATCTCTTTTTTGGCAGTGGTATATCCACCCATGGCTCCACCCATGGCCTTGCCTAAGGTTCCTGTGATGATATCAATTCTACCCATCACGCCTTTTTCTTCTAGCGTACCACGACCGGTTGGCCCAATAAAACCAGTGGCATGACATTCGTCTATCATTACCATGGCGTCGTACTTATCGGCCAAGTCGCAGATCTTATCTAAAGGAGCAACCAAACCATCCATAGAGAAAACACCATCGGTCACAATGATCTTGAATCGAGCTCCAGCCTCGTTGGCGGCGATAAGCTGTTTTTCTAGATCTTCCATATTGTTGTTCTCATAGCGATATCTGGCCGCTTTACAAAGGCGAACACCATCTATGATAGAGGCGTGATTCAAAGAATCGGAGATGATCGCATCTTCTTTGGTAAGCAAGGGTTCGAAAACCCCGCCATTGGCATCAAAGGCGGCAGCATAAAGAATGGTGTCCTCAGTACCGTAATATTCAGCGATCTTTTGCTCCAAGGTCTTGTGAATATCTTGGGTTCCGCAGATAAAGCGCACAGAAGACATCCCAAAACCGTGGGTGTCCATTGCGTCTTTTGCGGCTTGTATCACCTCCGGATGTGCCGACAGCCCCAAATAGTTGTTGGCGCAGAAATTCAACACGGTTTCTCCCGTGCTTATAGTGATCTCCGGACCTTGTGGAGAAGTGATAATTCGTTCTTTTTTAAAGAGCCCGGCCTCTTTGATGCCTTCGAGTTCTTCTTGCAGATGCTGCTTGATATTTCCGTACATAAGATGGATTTTTTACAAAGGTATTAAAGCCTATGAGCATTTACCAAGTATCCAGTTCTATTTCTTCTTGTACGTAAACGAGTATTTTTTTGAATTTTTTAAAGCCGAGTTGTTGCAGAGCGTCTTGATAGCGATCTAACTGTGCTCTATAGGTCGGATCAGAGCTTCCGAACTTGTAATCTATGATCACAATGCTATCCGCATCTATGACCAATCGATCCGGACGGTGGATCTCTCCATAGCTATCTATTATGGCAGCTTCGTTCTTGGCTTCCACACCTACACGAAAATATGGAGCCACCTCAGGATGCTGGATCAGCTTCTCTAAAAGGGCCCTATCTGCAGCTAGTTGTTCGCGCGAGTAACGGGCCAGCACTTCCAGGCGTTCGAAAAGCAAGGGAAGTTCTTCTTCTGAGTTGATCTGAGAAAGCCACAAGTGCAAGCGGTTCCCTCTGTCTTGAGCGGCTCGGGTTTCTTTTTGGTATTTGTCCCGCGGACTTGCAATAAGGCGAATCTTATTGTCTGATTTATCACTGCTGATGTATACCGACGGAGCTTCTTCGGTTACTTTTTGCTGCTCCTCTGGGACTACAGGTGTTCCCCAAGTCAGGCTATTTTGATCTGCACGCTGGGGTTCGCAGGCATCTAGATAGGAGCGGACCAATCCGCCAAATGTTTTTTGGTCTGCCTTGGTGCTACTGCTAATCAGGTGTAATTGATCTTCGGCACGGGTCAAGGCCACATACCACACGTTGAGCTCGTCAAAGAAACGCTGCTCTAAAAAGTGCTCGTAGGTGTCTGTATCTGTATCCTTTATGGCATTTATGGGTAGGTGGAACTCTTCAAACCCGCAATAATGCTCCGGATCAATTGAATACCATAGATATTCGTTGCGCTTGTTGATTAGCTCAGAATCCGTAAAAGGAATAATGACAACCGGAAATTCAAGCCCTTTAGACTTGTGAACCGTCATAAGTCTAATGGCATCCAGGTTTTCTGGGAACTGTAAACTCGCTGCATCTTCTTGCTTTTTCCAATCCTCTAGAAAGTTTGTGGTTGCACTGCTATTGTGTTGCTCAAAATTCCTGGCCAAATCCAGAAAATGCCTTTCGTAGGCTGTGATGTAAGGCTGCAGTTTAAAACTTCTTATTAGGTATTCCAAGGACTCATACAGTCCTAGGCTACTCATATGGTCCAAAGAAAAATCGAGCGCTAATGCATTTAGGGCGTTTTCAAGTGCAGAGTTAGAATCCGCACTAACCATCTTTAGCAAGGCGTGATTCTGCTGTTCGGTTCCAATTATTTCTAGGTAATTCCAAAGCAAGGCAACACGTATTTCTGCATCCGCAGCTTTATCGCGCAATTGCAATCCACAGATCAGCAGTTGAACCAAAGTAGATTCCTTGAGTAATAAACTATCTGGAGAAACCACGGCGTAATCTTCTTGTAAGGCTTGGGCCAAGGTTTTGCTGTCGTCTTTCTTGCGAGTCAATACGCAAATGTCCTTTAGGGCATATCCTTGCTCAAGACAGCGGTCGATCTTTGTTTTAACGCGATCTATGTACTCCGGATCGCGCTCTTCCTTATTTTGAGCTTCAAAGAATTCTAAGGTAACCTGGCCGCCCTTTTTATCATTAAATTCTTGCTCAGCCTGTTCTAAATAGCAATCCCGATACGGACCTTCTGCTAAGTAGGTTCCCAAATGCTTGAACAATTTGTTGTTAAAGTCGATGACCTCTTTGCGAGACCGCCAGTTTCTGCGGAGTTTGTGCAACGAGGCCGCAATAGCAAAAGGAGTCTGACCTTCACTCAGATCTAAAAATTGCTCGGGTAAACCTCCCCGCCATCGATAAATGGATTGTTTGGCATCACCCACTAAGAGCAAGGTGCCTTGTTGGTCTGTTCTGTCTTGTTGCGAGAGGGCGTTGTCTACCAAAGGAACCAAGTTATTCCACTGCATGGACGAAGTGTCTTGAAACTCGTCTATAAAAAAGTGTCGGTAGCGCTCTCCAAGACGCTCATAGATAAAAGGAGCCGGTTGTGACTTGATCTCGTTGTGGATACGTCGGTTAAACTCTGCCACCGTGACCAGATTTTGATCGTCCTTTATGCTTTGATATACTTTTTGAACATAGTTGAGCAGGGTCATAGGAACCACTTCTCGATATAGGCGCTGATACCAATCCGCAGCAATGGCATATTCCTTAGCCTGATAAAACAGGGCTATTAGCTGCTCGCGTATGGCATCTATGGCATCTTTTACCCAAGCTTCTTGTTTTTGGGTGTAGAAGTTGTAGTTCTCAATGTCCAATTGCCATTTGTTGTCCCACTTGACCACTTGGCCGTCGCGTAATTTGATCATGTGGTTCGGATAGCTACCTCTATTGAAATGAGAGACTTCCAACTGGGAATCCGCAAGGCATTGAAGTACTTCTTTGGCAGTATTGATTAAGCCATTTTGAGTTTCTGAGCGTCGTTTTTCTAAGAGCTTGGTTAAGGCCTTGAGGTCTTCGGTCGATTTTTCCTGTAGCCGTCTAACCGGTTCTATACTGTCTTCATGAAGCAGCACCTTTGCCTTATCTAAGAGCGGGCCACTAGGATCCCAACTACGGTCTTCTTCGGTGTTTTGCAAGGCAAAATTCACCAGAGTCTCTGTTAAGAATTCGTCTGTGCCAGTCTGAGCCAATACAGCATCCACAGCTTCTTGTAAGAGTAGGTCGGCCTCTGTAGTTACCTCAAAGTCAGATCGCAGTCCGAGGTCTCGTGCAAAGGTCCGCAGTAACCTATGATTAAAACTGTCAATGGTCTCTACCGCAAAAGCCCCGTAATTATGCAATAGGTCTTTCAAAACGCCTTGGGAGCGTCTGGCTAGCTCCGGCGCCTTGATGTCTAAGGCTGCACAGACCTCATGTTGCATGGCCGTGAGTTTATCCTTTTCTTGATATTTTGTGAAGTGATCGAGCTGCTGCAAGATCCGCGACTTCATCTCGGCAACTGCCTTGTTGGTAAAGGTTATCGCTAAGAGCGAGCGGTAACTGTCTGTCGCAGCTGGAATCAACAATTGCGTTAAATAACGCTTTACCAAGGCAAAGGTCTTTCCACTACCGGCAGAGGCGGCATAGAGCACAAAAGGTTCTTTTTGGTCAGTAGTTTTTATGGCGACGGATTTGCTAGGGTTTTAAAAGTAGGTATAAATCTATGTTATTCCCGCATAACAATCTTATAATACATAAGCTTAATTGTCCTGCAGCTAATTCGTATCTTTATACCACTTAAAACAAGACGTTTAATTTAAAAACATACAATATGTCATTTGAACTACCAGCCTTGCCATACGCGCACGATGCCTTAGAACCGCATATCGATGCTCGCACCATGGAGATCCACCACGGAAAACACCATGCAGGATATACTAGCAAACTAAATGCAGCTATCGAAGGAACTGACCTTGACGGGAAGTCTATCGAAGATATTTTAAAGAATTTAGACATGAACAACGGCGCCGTTCGTAACAATGGCGGAGGGTTTTACAATCACCGTTTGTTCTGGGAAGTAATGTCGCCTAATGGCGGAGGAGCACCATCTGGAGCCCTAGCCGATGCCATTAACGAAGCTTACGGAAGTTACGAAGGCTTTAAAGATGCCTTTGCAGCTGCCGCTGGAACTCGCTTCGGATCTGGATGGGCTTGGCTTTGTGCTCACCCAGGAGGAAAAGTAGAAGTTTGCTCTTCGCCAAACCAAGACAATCCGCTTATGCCAGGTGTTGGTTGCGGAGGAACCCCGATCCTTGGCATTGATGTTTGGGAGCATGCCTATTACCTGAACTACCAAAACCGTCGCCCAGATTATGTACAAGCGTTCTTTAACGTGATCAACTGGGATCAGGTTTCTAAAAACTACGAAGCGGCCAAATAAGATCCGTCAACGTAAAAAGCAAAAAGCCATTCCGTTAAGGAGTGGCTTTTTAGTTTTTAGTCCATAGAGCTTCTGCCTCATTCAAACTGCGTTCAGCAAAGTTGCTTCCAAATTTAGCATTTACTAATTCTGACATTCTTTTGGAGTAACATTTGGTTTCGGCCATTATGCTACAACCTCCATCTCTAAGCCTTACGCCATAACGCTGTTTTAAATAGTCCTTGTAGAATTTGCGAAACTCCGATTGATCAGCAGTCAGCACTTGTAAACCGTAATAACTAATCGTATAATTACCTTCAGCCGCCTGCTTTTCAGCATTGTAGGTTCCAGCTTCGCAGCTACCCATTCTATATTTTTTTGTTTGACCATAGATAGGAAGCACAAACCAAAAGGCAACAAATAGAGTCGCCATTATTTTTCGTCTAATCATGTTGTTTAGTCGTTGGCAGAAAGCTCTAATAGTAGCCAGGAAGGATCTTCCGGCTGATGGGTCTCGGCAAATTCCTCTGGAGGCATCAACCAATATTGGTCGTCATAATCGAACTCAAAGAGGTAGGTGGTCAGGTCTGTATAACCAGATGCCCAAGTGGCATCACAGAGATACCATTTGTCGTTCAGTTTGACAGCGTTCCAGGAGTGATTTGGAATTTTTAAGCGTTCTATCTTTAGTTTATTGATCGGACCGTAGCCGTCTACAATGGCAACCTCTATGCCGGCAAGTTCTGCCATCTCTTTCAGGAGGTAGGAATATCCGCTGCAAGTGGTGCGTTTCTTTTTTCTGAGGATCTGAAAGATCTCCTTTTTGAACTCGTAATTCCACTGCTCTAAGGCCAAACTGTCTGTGTGCAGTTTGCGACGCATCTTATCATTTTCAAGCATCAGCGGGTAATCGCCTTTAATATTCTGACACACCCAAATATAGATGGCTCTAAAGCGTTCCACATCGGTTTCCAAAGGGGCAGTTAACTGATGTACCAAGATGGGTAAGGCATATAGATCTTCGCCTTTAAGGTCTCTGGCAAGCGCATCTGCCCGAGTGAGATCGATATGTTCGAAATCCTCGCGTTGTGCCTGCGCAGGAACTATAAAGGCAAAGAGTACTATAAGTGTAAGTTGTCGCATTCGCTATTGTTGCTCTGGTTGTTGCGATTTTTTAGAAGGTTCTGTTCTTAAAGCCGCAATGATGACCACCGGATCGTCTGCCAATATTGGCGAGATAAAATTAGTATCTGCTTCAATGACAACTTCGGCATCTTCTAGACCTAAAGCGGTAATAAGTAATACATCGTCTTTGTTGAGCTCCCTTGGGAATTCGAACTTTCCGTCCTCGTCCGTTATAACATAATCCAAAGAGCCTTTAAGAATAACGGTAGCACCTTCTAAGGGTCCGTCCGTGCTGGAAACTACACCACTAACTGTGCGCGCTTGCGCAAAAACTGGATTCGCGAAAAGACTCAGCATAAGGCAAAGCCCCATAAAACTTAAGGACTTTAGCAGCCCACTTTTAAAATTAGATTTCATAAGATCATTTTTTTACGTTTCCAATAAAACTAGAGCAGTCAATTGTTAATGGAAAGTTAGATTGAGGGAACAGGGCTTTTCAATGAGCGAATAGGTTTGCACCCTCTCCTTAAAGAAAAGAAAATTATTCCTCCTCCACAACCGTTGCCAAGGCCGGGGTCTTTAAAAGGTAAATCAAAGCAGCCACCAGAATGAGATTCTTAAAGATATACTGCCCGACAAGACTGAAGTAAAAAGGGGGTTCCGAAAAAGCTAGATCGGGAAATAAAAACAGTGGAGTAAATGTAAATAGCATATGGACCAATGCGAATTTAACTGCAGTTTGGCGGCAACAATTTAAAAGTAAAAGTACACCTACTGCAGTTTCCCAAGCGGCTAGAAGAAAAAGAGCTACCTCTGCCGGTAATACACCAAAGGTCAAGGCTTCTATGGTTTGTTTTGCCAGAACTTCAGCAGGACTTGCTCCTGGGAAAAATTTAAGTAAGCCGAACCACAAATAAGCAAGGCCAATGGTAATGGCCAAAAGGTGGTTGTTTTTTAATCTTTGGTAAAAGCGCTTCAAAAGACGGAGACATTTAAGATGCAATCCTAAATAAATCCGAACCTTAGAAGAATGACAAAAATCACTTTTTCTTCTTTTTAGGTTTGGGTTCGGGAAGCGCTGCTGCCGTTAGGCGTACCAATTCACTTAGCCATGCACTATCGTCAAGTTGTTCCTCTATTAAAAAACAGTTCTTAGCACCAGGGTAAGGCGGTGCCTCGGTTGGAGTTCCTATATAAGTCTTGCCGGGGGCAGTGGGTTTGACAAAGAATTTGTCGTCACAGATCATTCCAAAGAATTTGCCATCGCAATACAGCCCGTACTCGCCAAACATTTTTTTACAAATGATATCGCCCGCAGGACTTATCTGCTCTACAACGTATTCAACAAAATAAGAATCTGAAGCCATAGCGCGAATTTATACTACAATATATATCAAAGGCTCAAATAATAATTCAAGGCTATCCAAAATCTGTGCGAAGCCGGGCCATCGATAAAGGAGTTGATCCGATAATCCAAACCAAATTCGAGTTTTTCGGTATCTGTCATGCTGTAACCCACAAAAGGGACCAAGCGAATTTCAAGATCGTATTCTCCAGACTCGAACTGATTCAGATATTCGTGATTGATCTTTAAATAGAATTCCTTTGGGTCCACCGTTTCTCCATTAAAAGGTATCTGTGAAGCTAAGCGATACCGCAAGCGAAACTGCGGAGCGCTGTTTGCAGTAAAGGTTTGGTCCGTGGCAATGCGCTGAGACAATCTAAAACGGGCCAAGTTATTGGTCCAGATGTATTGCTGTATGCTTCGATGCACAATTTGCTCTCCTCGAATACGGAACAAATAACCTAGGGCTAATGTTTTATTATAAGCCACTTTTTTGGCGACCAAGGTGGTGAGGTCGGTTAATATATATTGATAATCAAACGGGTTGTCTTCTTCAAATAAGCCTTCTTTAAAACCCTGACGAGACTCTACCTTAAAGTTGATCTTGTAACCGTGGTTCAAGCCTTTATTGAGGTTTACAGCCGGCAGTATACCAAACTGATACTCGCTTTGCCCGTAGGTGCCGGCCGAAATAACTAAGGCCAATAGCAATAAGACCTTATTAGTATTCAATGTTGTCTAAATTCTTTGGAATGAATTCTGCCGATCTCAATGGTGTTCCTTCGGCATCAAAAAGAAATTCATAACGCTTGTATTTTCCGTTGTCCTTAGTGTGGATCACAACCTCATACCTCAGGGTGAGTTCCGCCGCGCTTAAACGCTCGTGTAACCATTCGAAAACCTGCTTGGCAGGGCCGCTGTATTGAAATTGGAGTTTGTCTAAAGTGTAATGACCAAACCGCTCTTGTAAATAGTTCTCCATAAGTAAGCGCACTTGCTCTGGAGCGTGGCGCCAACGATGATCTATCTCAACGTCTTCTAGCTCACCGGAGGGGTCGAACTCAATACTGTAGCGCTTACCCTGATATCGCGTTTTTGCCTCAATCGAGGTTCCGTCTATAAAGTATTCCTTATACCATCGGATCTTTTTGTCAAAAGGAGCTGTGTCTATGAACTCTAATGCCTTAGTAGGCACGCTATCTCTGCTTATACGTATCTCGTTTTCGTATTTCTGCTGCGCAAATACTGTTGTAGAAACAGCAAGTAGCACAGTGATAAGGATGGACTTAAAAAATTGCATCTTTTGATAGAATCGAATATAAAGATACGACCTAAGACCGATAATCGAAGTGGGTTGAAATTAGATCAGTCTCCAGCTATAGGTGAACCAAATAGGCCTACCCCAATTTCTATAAAGAGTAAAATAGCCAAGAGTACTATGGCAATGACTATTATGTCTCTGTACTTCTGATTTTTAAAAATGCGAAGCGCTAGTTCAACACCCACTGCTGTACCAGAGATCAATAATGCTGCAAGCGCGAAGTCTTCCTTGCCCCAATTCACCGTTTGGTCAAATTGCATGGCCAATGCAGGTAGTAGTAGCAAGCTAAGGCCACCGACAAGCATAGTAATAAACCTTTTGTTCTGTGCGGGCATAGTGTTTATGTAGGTGAAATTAAAGGTACTAAAAACGCGGAGATTTTTAGTTGTACCACACGGCATATCGTTTTCTGCGGAGTTCAAGTGCCAAGGCTTCTTCCATTTTTAAGGCTGCTTCTCTACTGGGTAAGGGGTTGAGGTGATTGTAAAGGCTAGGCCTTAAGTAAAGGCCATACTTTTCAACCAATTTAGAAGAGATCTTGTGGCCTTTTTTGCTGATGTAACCAGACTTGTGTTGTGCAAATCGCTCTTTGGGTGAAGTACTAGTCATGCCTACATATAAGCATTGCAGCACCCCGTTGAATTGTGGATTAGCGCTACGGAATTTAGCATTCTCCGTAAATACTCTTTTTGAGAGCTCTACCACATAGACATAATATTGAGACTTGGACATGGCATAAAATTACTGAGAAATCTGTCTTGTTTTATAAAGCAGCCGCGTAATAGGAAGGCCTTGAGTATTCAAACTCGCTTATACCTTTGTAATTGAAACCGACCCTCCAGACAATTTTGAGTTATTCAAGTTACAAAACAGCCTGGAGGGCCACCCCTTCACCCCATTTGGGGCCCGAAATTATTTAATGCTAAAATGATGAATTGAAAGAGGAGTAATTTGGGACTTACCTTGACTTTATCGCATAAAAAAAGATTGGTGAAATGAAGTTTTACGAAGTAAAACCTAACATCCAGTGGATGTTTGATTGAGGCAGCCGCGTAAGCGGAAGGCTTGAGTTATGAAACTCGCTTATACCTTTGTAATTGAAACCGACCCTCCAGACAATTTTGAGTAAATCAACTTACAAAACTGCCTGGATGGTCGCCCCTTCACCCCATTTGGGGCTCGAAGCTTTTTGATGCTTAAAATGATGAATTGAAAAGGGAGCCATTCAGGTCGTTTCTTGACTTTATTCCAATAAAAAAAGGTAAACGAGAGTTTACCTTTTTTTGCCCCAAATCTACCATGAACTTAACCTACTTATGCTATGGTAAGCTCAAATATACTCTTTTAAATTTCACTAATTCTTAATTATTAGATAAAAAACAAGATATT encodes:
- a CDS encoding DUF2490 domain-containing protein, with amino-acid sequence MNTNKVLLLLALVISAGTYGQSEYQFGILPAVNLNKGLNHGYKINFKVESRQGFKEGLFEEDNPFDYQYILTDLTTLVAKKVAYNKTLALGYLFRIRGEQIVHRSIQQYIWTNNLARFRLSQRIATDQTFTANSAPQFRLRYRLASQIPFNGETVDPKEFYLKINHEYLNQFESGEYDLEIRLVPFVGYSMTDTEKLEFGLDYRINSFIDGPASHRFWIALNYYLSL
- a CDS encoding ribose-5-phosphate isomerase produces the protein MSKSQYYVYVVELSKRVFTENAKFRSANPQFNGVLQCLYVGMTSTSPKERFAQHKSGYISKKGHKISSKLVEKYGLYLRPSLYNHLNPLPSREAALKMEEALALELRRKRYAVWYN